In Clarias gariepinus isolate MV-2021 ecotype Netherlands chromosome 9, CGAR_prim_01v2, whole genome shotgun sequence, a single window of DNA contains:
- the LOC128530073 gene encoding N-acetyllactosaminide beta-1,3-N-acetylglucosaminyltransferase 3-like isoform X1, which produces MLVQVLKWICGSEFHSRPGSIPVSVCMEFVCSPRAWWGFPPGPRRRKLRTTLLLSTTALCLLFVMRTGFENKKQQKTTGKPGDKFEPQPSPEQSKNLSHKCQRNVSVSNITGFSTLPEKIKNFLFYRHCRHFPMLLNVPGKCGGPQNSPQVFLLLVIKSSPPNYDRREVLRKTWASERLQSGMWIRTVFISGTTGNGLEKERLNKLLELENRMYQDIIQWDFHDSFYNLTLKQVLFLEWMERFCPHVHFLLNGDDDIFANTDNMVQYLKGLHDNDGSKHLFTGHLMQYMEPIMEPASKYYFPVQIYESKHYPPYCSGGGYLLSQFTSRIIYNMSQSITLLPIDDVYMGICLEKAGLKPVSHIGVKTLGLHIPSKKLDMYNPCYYREVLLVHRFLPHQIFLMWHEIYRSDLVCERRGFNAQPEDLVPK; this is translated from the exons gggggtttcctccag GACCAAGGAGAAGGAAGCTGAGGACCACTCTGCTGCTTAGCACGACTGCTCTCTGTTTGTTATTTGTGATGCGGACAGGCTTTGAGAACAAGAAACAACAAAAGACTACTGGCAAACCAGGTGACAAATTTGAACCACAGCCGTCACCAGAGCAGTCCAAGAATTTGTCCCACAAATGTCAGAGAAATGTCTCTGTGTCTAACATCACTGGGTTTTCCACTTTGCCAGAAaagattaaaaactttttgttttaccGACACTGCCGGCATTTCCCGATGCTACTTAATGTTCCCGGTAAGTGCGGCGGTCCTCAGAACTCTCCACAGGTTTTCCTGCTGCTGGTCATTAAAAGTTCTCCACCCAACTATGACCGACGGGAGGTTCTGAGAAAAACATGGGCTTCAGAAAGACTTCAGAGTGGCATGTGGATCCGCACTGTGTTTATATCAGGCACCACAGGTAATGGTTTAGAGAAGGAAAGACTCAATAAACTTCTGGAACTGGAGAACCGTATGTACCAGGACATCATTCAGTGGGACTTTCATGATTCTTTTTACAACCTCACGCTGAAGCAGGTCTTATTCCTGGAGTGGATGGAGAGGTTTTGCCCTCATGTGCACTTCCTCCTCAATGGAGATGACGACATTTTTGCCAACACAGACAACATGGTGCAGTATCTCAAAGGGTTACATGATAATGATGGAAGCAAACACCTGTTCACCGGCCACTTGATGCAATATATGGAGCCAATTATGGAACCAGCCAGCAAATACTACTTCCCAGTCCAGATCTATGAATCAAAGCATTATCCTCCATACTGCAGTGGGGGAGGCTACCTCTTGTCACAATTCACTTCCAGAATCATCTACAACATGTCTCAATCCATTACCTTGCTCCCTATCGATGACGTTTACATGGGAATATGTCTGGAAAAAGCTGGACTTAAACCTGTCTCGCATATTGGAGTGAAGACACTGGGCCTGCACATTCCCTCAAAAAAGCTGGACATGTACAATCCATGCTACTACCGTGAGGTTCTCCTGGTCCACAGGTTCCTCCCTCATCAGATATTTTTAATGTGGCATGAAATCTATCGGAGCGATTTGGTTTGTGAACGGAGAGGATTTAATGCCCAGCCTGAGGATTTAGTACCAAAATGA
- the LOC128530073 gene encoding N-acetyllactosaminide beta-1,3-N-acetylglucosaminyltransferase 3-like isoform X2 yields the protein MLVQVLKWICGPRRRKLRTTLLLSTTALCLLFVMRTGFENKKQQKTTGKPGDKFEPQPSPEQSKNLSHKCQRNVSVSNITGFSTLPEKIKNFLFYRHCRHFPMLLNVPGKCGGPQNSPQVFLLLVIKSSPPNYDRREVLRKTWASERLQSGMWIRTVFISGTTGNGLEKERLNKLLELENRMYQDIIQWDFHDSFYNLTLKQVLFLEWMERFCPHVHFLLNGDDDIFANTDNMVQYLKGLHDNDGSKHLFTGHLMQYMEPIMEPASKYYFPVQIYESKHYPPYCSGGGYLLSQFTSRIIYNMSQSITLLPIDDVYMGICLEKAGLKPVSHIGVKTLGLHIPSKKLDMYNPCYYREVLLVHRFLPHQIFLMWHEIYRSDLVCERRGFNAQPEDLVPK from the coding sequence GACCAAGGAGAAGGAAGCTGAGGACCACTCTGCTGCTTAGCACGACTGCTCTCTGTTTGTTATTTGTGATGCGGACAGGCTTTGAGAACAAGAAACAACAAAAGACTACTGGCAAACCAGGTGACAAATTTGAACCACAGCCGTCACCAGAGCAGTCCAAGAATTTGTCCCACAAATGTCAGAGAAATGTCTCTGTGTCTAACATCACTGGGTTTTCCACTTTGCCAGAAaagattaaaaactttttgttttaccGACACTGCCGGCATTTCCCGATGCTACTTAATGTTCCCGGTAAGTGCGGCGGTCCTCAGAACTCTCCACAGGTTTTCCTGCTGCTGGTCATTAAAAGTTCTCCACCCAACTATGACCGACGGGAGGTTCTGAGAAAAACATGGGCTTCAGAAAGACTTCAGAGTGGCATGTGGATCCGCACTGTGTTTATATCAGGCACCACAGGTAATGGTTTAGAGAAGGAAAGACTCAATAAACTTCTGGAACTGGAGAACCGTATGTACCAGGACATCATTCAGTGGGACTTTCATGATTCTTTTTACAACCTCACGCTGAAGCAGGTCTTATTCCTGGAGTGGATGGAGAGGTTTTGCCCTCATGTGCACTTCCTCCTCAATGGAGATGACGACATTTTTGCCAACACAGACAACATGGTGCAGTATCTCAAAGGGTTACATGATAATGATGGAAGCAAACACCTGTTCACCGGCCACTTGATGCAATATATGGAGCCAATTATGGAACCAGCCAGCAAATACTACTTCCCAGTCCAGATCTATGAATCAAAGCATTATCCTCCATACTGCAGTGGGGGAGGCTACCTCTTGTCACAATTCACTTCCAGAATCATCTACAACATGTCTCAATCCATTACCTTGCTCCCTATCGATGACGTTTACATGGGAATATGTCTGGAAAAAGCTGGACTTAAACCTGTCTCGCATATTGGAGTGAAGACACTGGGCCTGCACATTCCCTCAAAAAAGCTGGACATGTACAATCCATGCTACTACCGTGAGGTTCTCCTGGTCCACAGGTTCCTCCCTCATCAGATATTTTTAATGTGGCATGAAATCTATCGGAGCGATTTGGTTTGTGAACGGAGAGGATTTAATGCCCAGCCTGAGGATTTAGTACCAAAATGA